In Procambarus clarkii isolate CNS0578487 chromosome 50, FALCON_Pclarkii_2.0, whole genome shotgun sequence, one genomic interval encodes:
- the LOC138351637 gene encoding golgin subfamily A member 6-like protein 2, which translates to MTRSCDYDQAGCDYDQAGCDYVQAGCDYVQAGCDYVQAGCDYDQAGCDYDQAGCDYVQAGCDYVQAGCDYVQAGCGYDQAGCDYVQAGCDYVQAGCDYVQAGCDYVQAGCDYVQAGCGYDQAGCDYVQAGCDYVQAGCDYDQAGCDYVQAGCDYVQAGCDYVQAGCDYDQAGCDYVQAGCDYVQAGCDYDQAGCDYVQAGCDYVQAGCDYVQAGCGYVQAGCDYI; encoded by the exons ATGACCCGAA GTTGTGACTATGATCAAGCAGGTTGTGACTATGATCAAGCAGGTTGTGACTATGTTCAAGCAGGTTGTGACTATGTTCAAGCAGGTTGTGACTATGTTCAAGCAGGTTGTGACTATGATCAAGCAGGTTGTGACTATGATCAAGCAGGTTGTGACTATGTTCAAGCAGGTTGTGACTATGTTCAAGCAGGTTGTGACTATGTTCAAGCAGGTTGTGGCTATGATCAAGCAGGTTGTGACTATGTTCAAGCAGGTTGTGACTATGTTCAAGCAGGTTGTGACTATGTTCAAGCAGGTTGTGACTATGTTCAAGCAGGTTGTGACTATGTTCAAGCAGGTTGTGGCTATGATCAAGCAGGTTGTGACTATGTTCAAGCAGGTTGTGACTATGTTCAAGCAGGTTGTGACTATGATCAAGCAGGTTGTGACTATGTTCAAGCAGGTTGTGACTATGTTCAAGCAGGTTGTGACTATGTTCAAGCAGGTTGTGACTATGATCAAGCAGGTTGTGACTATGTTCAAGCAGGTTGTGACTATGTTCAAGCAGGTTGTGACTATGATCAAGCAGGTTGTGACTATGTTCAAGCAGGTTGTGACTATGTTCAAGCAGGTTGTGACTATGTTCAAGCAGGTTGTGGCTATGTTCAAGCAGGTTGTGACTACATATAA